GGATTTGACAACGCTGGAAGACCTGCAACACATCTTTGACGGTCGGCCGCTGTTTGGACTTCCCGTCGTCGATGCAGCCGGAGCGTTGGTTGGAGTGGTCCGCCGCAGCGATATCGAAGAAGCGGGCGAAGAGCAGGCGGGCCGAACGTTTCTGCGCTTCGCTGGGATTTTGGGTGGCGAAGAACTGCGCAGCCTGCCCCTGAAAACTCGCTGCGGACGTCGCCTGTCGTGGTTGAGCATCAACATCGTTCTGAACATCGTCGCCGCCAGTGTCATTTCTATGTACGAAGAAACTCTGTCGGCCGTGATCGCACTCGCCGTATTCCTGCCGATGGTTTCCGACATGAGCGGCTGCAGCGGCAACCAGGCGGTCGCGGTTAGCACGCGAGAACTGGTGCTGGGCGTGATCAAACCGGGCGACTTTCTGCACGTGTTCCGTAAAGAGTTTACGCTGGGACTCCTGAACGGAATTGCACTGGGTGTGTTGCTGGGAATCGTAGCTTTGGTCTGGAAAGGAATGCCGGCACTCGGCCTGGTAGTGGGCGGAGCGTTGGCGGCGAATACGCTGATCGCCGTTTGCCTGGGAGCCCTCATTCCACTGTTGCTGAAGGGCTTCAAACTGGACCCGGCGCTCGCATCAGGTCCGATTCTGACCACGCTGACGGACATGTGCGGGTTCTTTCTGGTGCTGTCATTCGCCCAGCTATTGCTGCCGTGGCTGACGTGATCGCTGTGGGCTGGTGATTGGTTGGCGGTGGCGGCGTGTCTGCCGATTGGCTCGCTAATTCTCCGCGTGCCCATGGGCTCTGTTTCGAGTGTCGGGCAACGCAAGCGGCCTCTGGTTTCCTGGAGCCCAACCGAAACATGGGCTGGAAGGGCAAAACAGGCACGGTGGCAACTTCCGTCACAGT
This DNA window, taken from Fuerstiella marisgermanici, encodes the following:
- the mgtE gene encoding magnesium transporter, whose amino-acid sequence is MTETAEPEATPETTAIGDAWDQLEVIVEAADPDAAHEFLRELPPGETARLVAQLSDSEQHEFITLLHDTDAASLMESLPELQAAQLLAALPAEQAAQIFDEMESDEQVDLLDQMTDEQSEAILEEMDPDEAENVRFLAKYDSNSAGGLMITEFLAFEESATVDDVLKDLRRNAEEYAEYNVQYIYVLDHDKQLIGVLRLRDLLLAPPTKAIARLMIANPVSVSDLTTLEDLQHIFDGRPLFGLPVVDAAGALVGVVRRSDIEEAGEEQAGRTFLRFAGILGGEELRSLPLKTRCGRRLSWLSINIVLNIVAASVISMYEETLSAVIALAVFLPMVSDMSGCSGNQAVAVSTRELVLGVIKPGDFLHVFRKEFTLGLLNGIALGVLLGIVALVWKGMPALGLVVGGALAANTLIAVCLGALIPLLLKGFKLDPALASGPILTTLTDMCGFFLVLSFAQLLLPWLT